The Providencia rettgeri genome includes a window with the following:
- the mltD gene encoding Membrane-bound lytic murein transglycosylase D precursor — protein MKIIATLIAIVLLAGCQTAPKKIKQNKTPTNHTIETVASHNQAASRQLPKVDYDLWGYISDELKMDVPDKPQIRELANSYLNKQRFVYDVALRAEPYMYLIVDEINERNLPMELALIPIIESSFNPKATSPAQAAGLWQIVPITARSYGLKQTQWVDERRDVVSSTKAAFDLLENLNVMFGHDWELTLAAYNCGEGCVQNAIKKNEAAGLPTDFWSLSLPKETKQYVPKS, from the coding sequence ATGAAGATAATCGCGACGCTTATCGCCATTGTTCTGTTGGCCGGATGCCAAACTGCCCCGAAAAAAATTAAGCAGAACAAAACTCCAACTAATCATACTATTGAAACTGTTGCATCACACAACCAAGCAGCCAGTCGACAATTACCTAAAGTCGACTATGACCTATGGGGTTATATTAGTGATGAACTAAAAATGGATGTCCCTGATAAACCTCAAATTAGGGAACTCGCAAATAGTTATTTAAATAAACAACGTTTTGTCTACGATGTGGCATTAAGAGCTGAGCCATACATGTACCTCATCGTAGACGAAATTAATGAGCGCAATTTACCCATGGAATTAGCTTTAATTCCTATTATTGAAAGCTCATTTAATCCTAAAGCAACTTCTCCTGCACAAGCCGCAGGTCTATGGCAAATCGTTCCTATCACTGCACGCTCATATGGACTAAAACAAACACAATGGGTTGATGAGCGCAGGGATGTGGTTTCTTCAACTAAAGCGGCTTTTGATCTTCTCGAAAACTTAAATGTTATGTTTGGCCACGATTGGGAGCTCACCCTTGCTGCCTATAACTGTGGAGAAGGCTGTGTTCAAAATGCTATCAAGAAAAACGAAGCTGCTGGGCTACCTACTGATTTTTGGTCACTCTCATTACCAAAAGAAACTAAACAATACGTACCAAAATCTTAG
- a CDS encoding Methyltransferase domain, translated as MLVLVILVFNLIAKPEALPLTQKSIDACLMTHCLAYSHDPHWLLREVDRVLIDDGWLIISGFNPFSLVGMAKLVPVLRKRQPYCSRFFPSVRVFDWLSLLNYEVLYHRNCQIFPWLSAQRRVNKNCGGIGALSVIVARKRTYPLTPTPLKFKQPKVKIGTALGAAKEISKSMKIDDPS; from the coding sequence ATGTTGGTACTGGTGATCCTCGTTTTTAATCTTATTGCAAAGCCCGAGGCATTACCGTTAACCCAAAAATCGATAGATGCCTGTCTAATGACTCACTGTTTGGCATATAGCCATGATCCTCATTGGCTTTTACGGGAGGTTGACCGGGTGTTAATCGACGATGGCTGGCTAATCATCTCAGGTTTTAACCCTTTCAGTCTTGTCGGAATGGCGAAACTCGTACCTGTTTTACGTAAACGGCAGCCTTATTGTAGCCGTTTTTTCCCCTCTGTTAGGGTATTTGATTGGTTAAGCTTATTAAACTATGAAGTTTTGTATCATCGTAATTGCCAAATATTTCCTTGGTTGAGTGCACAAAGACGAGTGAATAAAAACTGTGGGGGAATTGGGGCGTTAAGCGTTATTGTGGCGCGGAAACGGACTTATCCACTGACTCCGACACCACTAAAATTCAAGCAACCGAAGGTTAAGATTGGAACAGCACTCGGTGCGGCGAAGGAGATCAGTAAATCAATGAAGATAGACGATCCTTCTTAG
- the amtB gene encoding Ammonia transporter has protein sequence MRKGFQYLFLLLLMGGFPITVFAAEETLDKADNAFMMIATALVIFMILPGIALFYGGLLRSKNVLSLMAQTAVIFALVSVIWIVYGYSLAFSEGNDFIGGFSQIMLKDITVESLSGPIPQFIHVVFQGAFACLTVALVIGALGERIKFSAILIFTLIWTTFAYLPMAHMVWGGGILSQDGALDFAGGTVVHINAAVAGLVGAYLLGHRTGLGKEAIKPHNLPMVFMGTSILFIGWFGFNAGSAGSANSIAALAFVNTIAAAAGAILSWTLAEWLFREKPSLLGACSGCLAGLVGVTPAAGTVGVGGALIIGLLSGLAGLWGVVILKRRLKVDDVCDVFGVHGVCGILGCLLTGVFTSTVLGGSGYAEGITMMKQVGIQAVSILVCVVWTAIVAYIAFKIAEKTSGLRINVEKEREGLDITSHGESAYN, from the coding sequence ATGCGCAAAGGGTTCCAATACTTATTCTTATTGTTATTAATGGGTGGTTTTCCAATAACCGTGTTTGCTGCAGAGGAAACCCTAGATAAAGCGGATAACGCATTTATGATGATAGCGACTGCTTTAGTTATTTTTATGATACTACCAGGTATCGCATTATTTTATGGCGGGTTACTAAGAAGTAAAAATGTTCTTTCTTTGATGGCTCAAACTGCAGTTATTTTTGCTTTGGTGTCTGTTATTTGGATTGTTTATGGATACAGTTTAGCTTTTAGTGAGGGAAATGATTTTATCGGTGGTTTTAGCCAGATCATGTTGAAAGATATTACTGTAGAAAGCTTATCTGGACCGATCCCTCAATTTATTCACGTCGTGTTTCAAGGTGCATTTGCATGCTTAACGGTTGCATTAGTGATTGGTGCATTAGGAGAGCGAATTAAATTTTCTGCAATTTTAATTTTTACACTTATTTGGACTACGTTTGCTTATTTGCCAATGGCACATATGGTGTGGGGAGGCGGTATTTTATCGCAAGATGGCGCATTAGATTTTGCTGGAGGTACGGTTGTTCATATTAATGCGGCTGTTGCAGGCTTAGTTGGTGCTTACTTACTGGGGCATCGCACCGGGTTAGGGAAAGAAGCTATTAAACCTCATAACCTACCTATGGTATTTATGGGAACTTCCATATTATTCATTGGCTGGTTTGGTTTCAATGCAGGTTCGGCCGGAAGTGCAAATAGTATCGCTGCGCTCGCGTTTGTGAACACTATCGCAGCTGCAGCTGGTGCTATCTTATCGTGGACTTTAGCGGAATGGCTTTTCAGGGAGAAACCTTCATTATTAGGGGCTTGCTCTGGGTGTTTGGCTGGGTTAGTCGGTGTTACGCCTGCTGCGGGTACTGTGGGTGTTGGCGGGGCATTAATCATCGGACTACTTTCTGGATTGGCAGGTTTATGGGGGGTAGTGATTTTAAAACGTCGGTTAAAAGTTGATGATGTTTGCGATGTTTTTGGCGTTCACGGAGTCTGTGGCATTTTAGGGTGTTTACTCACGGGGGTATTTACCTCAACGGTATTAGGTGGAAGTGGCTATGCGGAAGGTATTACGATGATGAAACAAGTAGGAATTCAAGCCGTTAGCATCCTAGTTTGTGTTGTTTGGACTGCAATTGTTGCTTATATCGCATTTAAAATTGCAGAGAAAACGTCAGGCTTACGAATTAATGTTGAAAAAGAAAGGGAAGGCTTAGATATTACTTCTCATGGTGAAAGTGCCTACAATTAA
- the gloB_2 gene encoding Hydroxyacylglutathione hydrolase, with translation MELIRVPALNDNYIWVLVDGHQQCIIVDPQRQSLCLK, from the coding sequence ATGGAGTTAATTCGAGTACCAGCTTTAAACGATAACTACATTTGGGTTTTAGTCGATGGCCACCAACAGTGTATCATCGTTGACCCGCAGAGGCAGAGCCTGTGCTTGAAATAA
- the rnhA gene encoding Ribonuclease HI, translating into MTKQVEIFTDGSCLGNPGPGGYGVVLRYQQHEKTLSDGYFLTTNNRMELLAAIVALESLTRPCDIILTTDSQYVRQGITQWIHGWKRKQWRKADKSPVVNVDLWKRLDDAIQRHTIDWRWVKGHAGHPENEKCDELARAAASAPTKEDTGYQPAQN; encoded by the coding sequence ATGACAAAGCAGGTAGAAATTTTCACGGATGGTTCCTGTTTGGGTAATCCTGGCCCGGGTGGATATGGCGTTGTTCTACGCTACCAACAACATGAAAAAACATTGAGTGATGGATATTTTTTAACCACGAATAACCGTATGGAACTACTTGCAGCCATCGTTGCATTAGAATCACTAACAAGGCCCTGTGATATTATTTTAACCACTGATAGCCAATACGTACGACAAGGAATCACACAATGGATCCACGGATGGAAACGAAAACAATGGCGAAAAGCGGATAAATCTCCTGTCGTCAATGTTGATTTATGGAAGCGCCTTGATGACGCCATCCAACGGCATACGATTGATTGGCGATGGGTTAAGGGCCACGCAGGCCACCCTGAAAATGAGAAATGTGATGAATTGGCTCGAGCTGCCGCTTCAGCGCCGACTAAAGAAGACACGGGTTACCAACCCGCACAAAACTAA
- a CDS encoding transcriptional regulator, y4mF family, whose translation MKYINTKELNINNDLDIVMATAKYLKSARIERSLTGTEVGKLLNLSQQQISRYENGQSAISIDSLHTYLKVLGKDWLDYFRSVILVRVHANYY comes from the coding sequence ATGAAATATATTAATACTAAAGAATTGAATATAAATAACGACCTAGATATTGTTATGGCCACCGCAAAATACTTAAAGTCTGCACGTATTGAAAGATCATTAACGGGTACAGAGGTAGGAAAACTATTAAATTTGAGCCAACAACAAATATCAAGATATGAGAATGGCCAATCTGCTATTTCTATTGATAGCCTTCATACATATCTTAAAGTATTAGGGAAAGATTGGTTAGATTACTTTAGATCTGTTATCTTAGTTAGAGTTCATGCGAATTACTATTAA
- the matC_1 gene encoding Uncharacterised protein has translation MKPFYLLKILFLIVLSMLCNSAVALYINADISSMESGQEFFSKPYINDTNKTNLYNFSAYKIDKPGNQEHGTSLHNGEIIFTPLKKILLPGEQEFFKIFYRGETDETERYYKIIISETPLDMRNDDEQKKRPLFYPTVSLETYFVVRPKKPDFKYELNPSTRILKNTGNTYFRVLLHENCDANDDSEPYVFYLLPGQESKDERLKKKSRKYIVIFDKYYPIGNCE, from the coding sequence ATGAAACCATTTTATTTACTTAAAATCCTATTCTTGATTGTGCTATCAATGCTTTGCAATAGTGCTGTTGCTTTATATATCAATGCAGATATTTCTTCGATGGAGTCAGGACAAGAGTTTTTTTCTAAGCCATACATCAATGACACAAATAAAACTAATTTATATAATTTTAGTGCTTACAAAATTGATAAACCAGGTAACCAAGAACATGGAACATCTCTCCATAATGGCGAGATTATTTTTACTCCATTGAAGAAAATTTTATTACCTGGAGAACAAGAGTTTTTTAAGATTTTTTATCGAGGAGAAACCGATGAGACTGAGCGCTATTATAAAATCATCATTAGCGAAACGCCTCTTGATATGCGTAATGATGATGAACAAAAAAAGCGACCTTTATTTTACCCAACGGTTAGCCTAGAAACCTATTTCGTTGTAAGACCCAAAAAACCAGATTTCAAATATGAGCTTAATCCCAGTACTCGTATTCTAAAAAATACGGGAAATACCTATTTTAGAGTGCTCTTACATGAAAACTGTGATGCTAATGATGATTCCGAGCCTTATGTATTTTACTTATTACCTGGCCAAGAATCTAAAGATGAGCGTCTTAAAAAGAAGAGCCGTAAATATATTGTAATCTTTGATAAATATTACCCAATTGGCAACTGTGAATAA
- the dnaQ gene encoding DNA polymerase III subunit epsilon, whose protein sequence is MSTVITRQIILDTETTGMNKLGVHYEGHNIIEIGAVEVINRRLTGRNFHVYIKPDRLVDPEAFEVHGISDEFLQDKPVFADIADEFLEFIRGAELVIHNAPFDIGFMDYEFRKLNKGIPPTQEFCTITDSLVLARKLFPGKRNNLDALCDRYLIDNSKRTLHGALLDAEILSDVYLAMTGGQTSLAFSMDSESANNEQEYEIQRIERPQSGLRVIFASDEEIIAHEARLDIVDKKGGKPCLWRQPSDEAENLH, encoded by the coding sequence ATGAGCACGGTGATAACCAGACAAATTATCCTTGATACTGAAACAACCGGTATGAATAAACTCGGTGTTCATTATGAAGGGCACAACATAATTGAGATTGGTGCGGTTGAAGTGATTAACCGCCGACTCACAGGGCGTAATTTTCATGTGTACATTAAACCTGACCGTTTAGTGGATCCTGAAGCATTTGAAGTGCATGGGATAAGTGATGAATTTTTACAAGATAAACCTGTTTTTGCTGACATTGCGGATGAGTTCCTTGAATTTATTCGTGGTGCAGAACTTGTTATTCATAATGCCCCCTTTGATATCGGTTTTATGGACTATGAATTCCGTAAACTCAATAAAGGTATTCCGCCTACGCAAGAATTTTGTACTATCACTGATAGCTTAGTATTGGCTCGCAAACTTTTTCCTGGTAAACGGAATAACTTGGATGCGTTATGTGACCGTTATTTAATTGATAACTCTAAGCGTACACTGCACGGGGCTTTACTCGATGCTGAGATTCTGTCAGATGTCTATTTGGCAATGACGGGCGGGCAAACTTCATTAGCATTTTCGATGGATTCAGAATCAGCTAATAATGAGCAAGAGTATGAAATTCAAAGGATTGAACGTCCTCAGAGCGGTCTTAGAGTGATTTTTGCTTCTGATGAAGAAATAATTGCTCATGAAGCTCGGTTGGATATTGTTGATAAGAAAGGCGGCAAACCTTGTCTTTGGCGCCAACCTTCTGATGAAGCTGAAAATTTACACTAA
- a CDS encoding Transcriptional regulatory protein, C terminal yields the protein MIYILNNIIKYNSDLGEIFRVDTELSVMKLTPVLNYIFIILIQNNKTTITREEILKKILNKYDLKVSINTLNQYISTLRKVLHQQLLVENAILSISKKGLVISSEIQIEESIAKFNNKIEKSLANPPISSKKSAKSLLLSNKNHIIKKILLIISVFLLLVIIYLVNQIYAVKYPYTSIQSYKISTIGDCPVYGFKDNYEKNISDSIGKQAIDFNLTCEDSDIFYYYNNIQNLGKNKHSLLVKCKKNKDCISTRINWQEKND from the coding sequence ATGATATATATACTGAATAACATAATAAAATATAACTCTGACTTAGGTGAAATATTTAGGGTGGATACAGAACTCAGTGTAATGAAATTAACCCCCGTATTGAATTATATTTTTATAATACTAATTCAAAATAACAAAACGACTATCACTCGTGAAGAGATACTAAAAAAAATACTAAATAAATATGACTTAAAAGTTTCGATAAACACGCTTAACCAATACATTAGTACATTAAGAAAAGTATTACATCAACAGCTTTTAGTTGAAAATGCAATTCTAAGCATATCAAAAAAAGGCCTTGTTATCTCTTCTGAAATTCAAATTGAAGAATCGATTGCCAAGTTCAATAACAAAATAGAGAAAAGCCTAGCTAACCCTCCCATTTCAAGCAAAAAATCTGCCAAATCACTATTACTTAGTAATAAAAATCATATTATTAAAAAAATATTATTGATAATTAGTGTTTTTTTACTTTTGGTGATTATTTACCTTGTAAATCAAATTTACGCAGTAAAATACCCATATACATCAATACAATCATACAAAATTAGCACAATTGGTGATTGTCCTGTTTATGGATTCAAAGATAACTATGAAAAAAACATAAGTGATTCAATAGGCAAACAAGCAATTGATTTTAACTTAACCTGTGAAGATTCTGATATCTTTTATTATTACAACAACATACAAAACTTAGGAAAAAACAAACATAGCTTATTAGTAAAATGCAAAAAAAACAAAGATTGTATTTCAACAAGAATAAACTGGCAGGAAAAAAATGACTAA
- the ymoA gene encoding Histone-like protein, with amino-acid sequence MTKSDYLMRLRKCTTIETLERVIEKNKYELSDDELELFYSAADHRLAELTMNKLYDKIPASVWKFVR; translated from the coding sequence ATGACCAAATCTGATTATCTGATGCGTTTAAGAAAATGCACAACAATTGAAACTCTTGAGCGTGTCATTGAAAAAAATAAGTATGAATTATCTGATGATGAGCTAGAGCTATTCTATTCAGCTGCAGATCACCGCTTAGCTGAACTCACAATGAATAAGCTTTATGATAAAATTCCAGCTTCTGTTTGGAAATTTGTTAGGTAA
- the gloB_1 gene encoding Hydroxyacylglutathione hydrolase, with product MLEIITAKQLTPVAILLTHHHNDHTGGVKGILSKFTTLPVFGPKETQSKGATEIVENGDKVIINEFNLQVIALSGHTSEHIGFYQAPYLFCGDTLFSAGCGRIFEGTPEQMFESIQKIAELPDETLICCAHEYTLSNLKFAHHIWPENEAITQYLQKITQMRDKHQPTVPTTLKTEKKINIFLQCDNLQLQKKLNINIQNPPLRAVFTLLRQLKDQY from the coding sequence GTGCTTGAAATAATTACAGCTAAACAGTTGACGCCTGTCGCCATCCTATTAACTCACCACCATAATGACCATACAGGTGGTGTAAAAGGGATTTTAAGCAAATTTACAACTCTTCCTGTTTTTGGCCCAAAAGAAACCCAATCTAAAGGGGCGACAGAAATAGTCGAAAACGGTGATAAGGTCATAATTAACGAGTTCAACCTACAAGTTATTGCATTATCAGGCCATACTTCTGAGCACATCGGCTTTTACCAAGCACCTTATTTATTCTGTGGCGACACGCTGTTCTCTGCCGGTTGCGGGCGGATATTTGAAGGAACTCCTGAACAAATGTTCGAATCTATCCAAAAAATTGCTGAGCTTCCTGATGAAACCTTAATTTGCTGTGCCCATGAATATACTTTATCTAATCTCAAATTTGCACACCATATATGGCCTGAAAATGAAGCGATTACACAATATTTACAAAAAATAACGCAAATGCGTGACAAACATCAACCAACAGTACCTACCACATTGAAAACAGAGAAAAAAATAAATATTTTTCTGCAATGCGATAACCTTCAATTACAGAAGAAGCTCAATATTAATATACAAAATCCACCTTTAAGAGCAGTTTTTACCCTGTTGCGTCAATTAAAAGACCAATATTAA
- the tesB gene encoding Acyl-CoA thioesterase 2, which translates to MSPELQNLISLIELEKIEEGIFRGQSEDLGLPQVFGGQVVGQAMYAAKQTIPEGRAINSFHSYFLRPGDSSRPIVYDVEILRDGGSFSARRVSAIQNGKPIFFMTASFQSQEEGYSHQNLMPDVPPPTKLISQDDIVQSLADKLPEAVKKYALRPTPFEFRPVEFYSPFDAAPQEPFRYIWFKAKGQLPDIPSLHHYLLGYASDYNFLPAALQPHGRGFMERDLQVATIDHSMWFHRPFKIDDWLLYAVESPSASGGRGFVKGQIYNLQGDLVATAVQEGVIRQRQPRK; encoded by the coding sequence ATGAGCCCAGAATTACAGAATTTAATTAGCCTAATTGAACTCGAAAAAATTGAAGAAGGTATTTTTCGTGGACAAAGCGAAGACCTTGGTTTACCTCAAGTTTTTGGTGGACAAGTTGTTGGACAAGCCATGTATGCAGCTAAGCAAACCATACCTGAAGGAAGAGCGATTAATTCTTTTCATAGTTATTTTTTACGCCCAGGCGATAGCTCACGTCCCATTGTTTATGACGTGGAAATTTTACGCGATGGCGGAAGCTTTAGCGCACGCCGAGTAAGTGCCATTCAAAATGGCAAACCTATCTTCTTTATGACCGCATCATTTCAATCTCAAGAAGAAGGTTATAGCCATCAGAACTTAATGCCAGATGTACCACCACCTACAAAATTAATTTCTCAAGATGATATTGTTCAAAGTTTGGCTGATAAATTACCAGAAGCAGTTAAAAAGTATGCTCTTCGGCCAACTCCTTTTGAATTTCGTCCCGTTGAATTTTACAGCCCATTCGATGCCGCACCTCAAGAACCATTTCGTTATATTTGGTTCAAAGCGAAAGGGCAACTGCCTGATATACCTTCACTACACCACTATTTATTAGGTTATGCCTCTGATTACAATTTCCTCCCTGCCGCATTACAGCCGCATGGTAGAGGATTTATGGAACGCGACTTACAGGTTGCAACTATTGATCATTCAATGTGGTTCCATCGCCCATTTAAAATTGATGACTGGTTACTGTACGCTGTAGAAAGCCCTTCGGCATCAGGTGGGAGGGGTTTTGTGAAAGGACAAATCTATAATTTACAAGGTGATCTTGTTGCAACTGCAGTCCAAGAAGGCGTAATTCGTCAACGGCAACCTCGTAAATAA
- the tomB gene encoding Toxin overexpression modulator in biofilms, whose translation MDEYSPKRHDIAELKYLCNSLNRDAILSLQKTNTHWINDLSSPQSAALNELIEHIAAFVWRFKIKYPKENLVISLIEEYLDETYDLFGSPVITLSEIIDWEAMNQSLVAVLDDDLKCLTSKT comes from the coding sequence ATGGATGAATACTCACCCAAAAGACACGATATAGCAGAACTAAAATACTTATGTAATAGTCTCAATAGAGACGCTATTTTAAGTTTACAAAAAACAAATACGCATTGGATTAATGATTTAAGCTCCCCACAAAGCGCAGCCTTGAATGAACTCATTGAACATATCGCTGCATTTGTCTGGCGATTTAAGATCAAATATCCAAAAGAAAATCTTGTTATATCACTTATCGAAGAGTATCTCGATGAGACTTATGATTTATTCGGCAGTCCTGTCATCACACTCAGTGAAATTATAGACTGGGAAGCAATGAATCAGAGCCTTGTCGCTGTGCTGGATGATGACCTAAAGTGTCTAACCAGCAAAACCTAA